Proteins co-encoded in one Desulfitobacterium hafniense DCB-2 genomic window:
- the trmD gene encoding tRNA (guanosine(37)-N1)-methyltransferase TrmD, translating to MMKFTVLTLFPEMFAPVHESILKRAQAAQLIEVSLINFRDYAASKHKNVDDVPYGGGAGMVLKPEPLFAALRDLPPSPGRRRIVLLSPQGEVFQQRKAEEWSRWDELVFICGHYEGFDERTRSLADEEVSLGDFVLTGGELAAMVMMDAVARLLPGVLGEKASAEEDSHSGGLLEYPHYTRPPVFEGMEVPDVLLSGHHRRIEEWRRKESLRRTFLKRPDLFAKVEFQASDFNLLEELIQEHPELAQERSRWEHLRPKPKKRR from the coding sequence ATGATGAAGTTCACTGTATTAACCCTGTTTCCGGAGATGTTTGCCCCCGTTCATGAGAGTATTTTAAAACGGGCTCAAGCAGCACAGCTCATTGAGGTAAGTTTAATTAATTTCCGGGATTACGCTGCCAGCAAGCATAAGAATGTGGATGATGTTCCTTATGGGGGAGGAGCGGGCATGGTACTCAAACCTGAGCCCCTCTTTGCGGCACTGCGGGACTTGCCGCCCAGCCCTGGCCGGCGGCGGATTGTGCTGCTTTCTCCTCAAGGGGAAGTGTTTCAACAGCGGAAGGCCGAAGAATGGAGCCGCTGGGATGAACTGGTCTTTATTTGCGGTCACTATGAAGGCTTTGACGAACGCACCCGCAGTCTTGCTGATGAAGAAGTGTCTTTAGGGGATTTTGTTCTTACCGGAGGAGAGCTGGCAGCCATGGTGATGATGGATGCCGTAGCTCGTTTATTGCCCGGTGTTCTGGGAGAAAAAGCCTCCGCTGAGGAAGATTCTCATAGCGGAGGGCTTTTGGAATACCCTCACTATACCCGTCCCCCTGTATTTGAGGGGATGGAGGTACCGGATGTTCTTTTATCCGGCCATCACCGGCGTATTGAAGAGTGGCGCAGAAAGGAATCCCTGCGCCGTACTTTCTTAAAGCGTCCTGATTTGTTCGCTAAGGTTGAATTTCAAGCGAGCGATTTCAATTTATTGGAAGAACTGATTCAAGAACATCCTGAGCTGGCACAAGAGCGCTCACGCTGGGAACATTTAAGGCCTAAGCCCAAAAAACGCCGATAA
- the rimM gene encoding ribosome maturation factor RimM (Essential for efficient processing of 16S rRNA), protein MDEVLIGEVIKPHGVQGEIKVYPITDNPKRFRKLKEVILVQNQEQRRLKVLHANVHQSEVYLTLEGINTRDEAEAIRGWAVKADRDQVPPLKEGWYYFELEGMQVYEGDVLLGTLAQVIQTGANDVYLVKGDQGEICVPALKTVVKHVDVAGKRMDVELPPGLIDGEELR, encoded by the coding sequence ATGGATGAGGTCTTAATCGGTGAAGTCATAAAGCCCCATGGAGTCCAGGGGGAAATCAAAGTCTATCCCATTACAGATAATCCCAAGCGGTTCCGAAAGCTTAAGGAAGTGATCCTGGTGCAGAATCAGGAACAGCGTCGCCTTAAGGTTCTTCATGCCAATGTCCATCAATCGGAAGTGTATCTGACTTTGGAAGGGATTAATACCAGAGATGAGGCGGAAGCCATCAGAGGATGGGCGGTCAAAGCGGATCGGGACCAGGTCCCGCCGCTTAAGGAAGGCTGGTATTACTTCGAACTGGAGGGCATGCAGGTCTATGAAGGAGATGTGCTACTGGGGACTTTGGCTCAGGTGATACAGACGGGGGCCAATGATGTCTATCTGGTCAAGGGGGATCAAGGGGAGATCTGTGTGCCGGCTTTGAAGACAGTGGTGAAGCATGTGGATGTAGCCGGGAAGCGGATGGATGTGGAGCTGCCCCCTGGACTCATCGATGGTGAAGAACTACGATGA